One Thiocapsa sp. genomic window carries:
- a CDS encoding TDP-N-acetylfucosamine:lipid II N-acetylfucosaminyltransferase, whose translation MTHRILTVFSGIQSANSQIDFVKDYLAYCQVSMVFNSSDIEQYVIVETNEKFLPLALSSFGSGAECFTNANDLINRFISLHQGSDTIVFHQFPSTLLMTCLGDKTILKKCIWFTWGGDFRRDRYVALRPFRHYLNEKWYKGNFVKRLHGIACWNRYDVDLIKYVYRSKARFYYARYSRGAKSIQGAVWKSKEALSPKRILAGNNANPSNNHLLILDILSKFQAEDIEIYMPLSYGSTDTVYREKVIAFGKEKFGAKFFPLLQYIDHPKYADFLAGLHVGVFYQHRQQGGYNMAQLLLSGAKLFLNPSSSPALHFKDVGIATFDTKDISRLQFSEFIRLEESVAQRNADIMVRERSLELNDRRWQSILFRTGSGESASLFSK comes from the coding sequence ATGACCCATAGAATCCTAACAGTATTTTCCGGTATTCAATCTGCCAATTCCCAGATAGATTTTGTGAAGGATTACTTGGCGTATTGTCAAGTGTCGATGGTCTTTAATTCTTCTGACATCGAGCAGTATGTAATCGTCGAAACGAATGAAAAGTTCCTGCCTCTTGCTCTTTCGTCTTTTGGGTCCGGAGCAGAGTGTTTTACGAATGCCAACGATCTTATCAATCGATTTATTTCGTTGCATCAAGGTTCGGACACTATTGTTTTTCACCAATTTCCAAGTACGCTGTTGATGACGTGTCTCGGTGATAAGACAATCTTAAAGAAATGTATTTGGTTTACGTGGGGCGGTGACTTCAGAAGAGATCGATATGTCGCCTTGCGACCATTTCGGCACTATCTGAACGAGAAGTGGTATAAAGGTAACTTCGTTAAACGTTTGCACGGGATTGCATGCTGGAACCGATATGACGTCGATTTGATTAAGTACGTCTATCGTTCGAAGGCGCGTTTCTACTATGCGCGTTATTCGAGGGGTGCAAAGTCGATACAGGGCGCAGTCTGGAAATCGAAAGAAGCTTTGTCGCCCAAAAGAATTCTTGCAGGGAACAACGCAAACCCATCTAACAACCATCTGCTGATACTCGATATCCTGTCTAAATTTCAAGCCGAGGACATTGAGATCTACATGCCGCTCTCGTATGGTTCAACCGATACGGTTTACCGAGAGAAAGTCATCGCATTTGGCAAGGAAAAATTCGGCGCGAAGTTTTTTCCGCTCTTGCAATACATCGATCACCCGAAGTATGCCGATTTCTTGGCAGGATTACACGTTGGTGTTTTTTATCAGCATCGGCAGCAAGGGGGTTATAACATGGCGCAGCTTCTCCTTTCCGGGGCAAAGCTGTTCTTGAATCCATCCAGCTCTCCGGCTCTCCACTTCAAGGACGTTGGCATAGCCACTTTTGATACGAAAGACATATCCCGGTTGCAGTTCAGCGAATTTATTAGACTTGAGGAGAGTGTTGCTCAGCGCAACGCGGACATCATGGTCAGGGAACGATCTCTAGAGCTCAATGACAGGAGATGGCAGTCTATTCTTTTTCGGACCGGATCCGGCGAGAGTGCGTCATTGTTTTCAAAGTAA